TTTCATCAGACTCAGCTTCTGTCTGAACGACACTCGTGGACTCCAACGCGCACACCACAGCAGGTATGAGCAGTGGTATTTCGATGTCCCAACTGCTTGTCTACGCCACTGTGATAATAGCACGATCTGCACCGTCTTCCAATATGGAATATTCCACTGCGAGAAAACCGAATAACAGTAGcaccagccaggccaagcAATCCAAGAAGTCGGTACAATGAGAACAAAATCGTGCGAAAGGCGGCTGAGGAAATCGCTGGCTGGTCCCTCGGAGCTCTGGAGTGTGGTGAAATAATTGGTCGGGTTTTTGTTTTCAAGCGCCTGGTTGTGTCAATCTACAAGCCAGCACGGTTTACGCGTTTGAGAGATGGTCTGTCAGCGCTTTTCGGTTATTAAACAGACGGCTGTCGCTAGGATAGCGAACTACTGGAAGTACTAATAGAGACTGGAACTACATAGTAGAAACGAGTTGTGTCAGACACTCCATCTAGTAACGTCATTTTGACTTCAAATGCCAGGAGACGTTTGGGGACATCGGAATCCCCACCAGGTTTCCAAAAGGACCGGCATCTGGAACATTGCAGCCTGGTGGGCGTTCTCCGTagttactactagtagtGCTGGGCAAACCGGCAGGTGAGGCCCCAGTCTGGCTGCCCCTCCTCAACCAAGCTGCACGCAGCAGCCGACCGGACCTCTCGTTTGTCAGCCTGacagtgctccgtactgtgGACTCGATTCTCTCAGTCCGTCCTTACCTCATCAACCCATCCGACGTGGACTGTTTCGCTCCAGTGGAAAGGCAGTCCAGCGAAGCTATTCTCTCCCACTTACCTGACTAcagcttggccttgcaaAATCACCAGTCCACCCGCGAAGTTGAGCTTGGCGGTATCTCTTAAGACCAGAACTTCGAATCAAGGCGTTTTATCCCCGCCTTCGTCTACGTTGCCTCAGATTCAGCATCTTGGTGGGGTTGAGCTCGACCCTAGGTGCTGAGTGCTCTGCCTTCACCATTCCGCCTTCCGCAAGCCCAGACGCTCTGGGGAAGCGAAAGCTCTCCAACGGGGAGTCTCAGCCTAATATCAAGAGAATCATGACGGTAAGTACTTAAATACGGGGATGGAGTCGGACTGTGTTCTtcggccagcttggcggGCTCGCCCCGCGCGAGCTCTGCGATGGCATCACCCGCACTGCGACCACCTGGGTCCCCATTTAGTCGACACAGCTGCCTGGCGTGCTAATTACTGTATTTCAGGGCACCAAGCTTCCCGAGGTCGATCCTATGACCAGGATGCAGGTAGACGAGTCTGTTGTTGGCCACACCGAAATCGATGAATCCCTTTACAGCCGACAGCTCTACGTCCTCGGCCACGAGGCCATGAAGCGCATGGGCGCCTCGAATGTCCTTGTTGTTGGTCTGAAGGGTCTCGGCGTCGAGATTGCCAAGAATATCGCACTTGCAGGCGTGAAGAGTCTGACGCTCTACGACCCTGCGCCCGTTCACATATCCGACCTGTCTTCGCAGTTCTTCCTTACCCCAGCGGATGTTGGCATTCCCAGGCACGATGTGACCGCGCCGCGAGTGGCCGAGCTTAATGCTTACACCCCTGTGAAGATACACGAGTCAACTGGGTTCGTAGCCTCATATTTTCTAGCCCTTAGCAAAGCATTTTGCTAACTCGATGATAGCCTGGACGCCGATCTCTCTCAGTTCGACAAGTACCAGGTGGTCGTCCTGACGAACACCCCTCTTCAATCTCAAAAAACCATTGGCAATTATTGCCATTCCAAAGGCATCTATGTTATAGTGGCAGACACTTTTGGATTGTTCGGTTCGATTTTCTGTGACTTTGGCGAGAACTTCACTGTTATTGACCCGACCGGAGAGACTCCACTGAGTGGCATTGTCGCTGGAATCGATGAGGAAGGCCTCGTATCAGCATTGGACGAAACCCGACATGGTTTAGAAGACGGCGATTATGTTACATTTTCCGAGATTGAAGGGATGGAAGGTTTAAATGGCGCCGAGCCTCGAAAGATCACTGTGAAGGGGCCTTACACATTCTCTATCGGCGATGTGACCGGTCTTGGTCAGTACCAACGAGGTGGCATGTACCAGCAAGTCAAAATGCCCAAGCCTATTAACTTCAAGGATTTCACCGCGTCTCTCAAGGAGCCGGAGTTCGTCGTGTCggactttgccaagtttgacCGACCTCAGCAGCTCCACGTTGGCTTTCAGGCCCTTCACGCCTTTCAACTCTCCAAGGGCCGTCTTCCAAACCcaatggatgatgacgacgctACAGTTCTCCTCGGCGCTGCAAGACTTTTCATCAAGGAAGAGAAGTTGGAGGTTGAACTGGATGAGAAGTTGCTGAAGGAGCTTAGCTATCAGGCACGAGGTGATTTGAGTCCAatggccgccttcttcggAGGTATTACTGCGCAGGAAATCCTCAAGGCTGTCTCTGGCAAGTTCCAACCCATCAAACAGTGGATGTACTTTGATTCCCTTGAGTCACTTCCTACATCGACAAAGCGAAGCCCCGAACTTTGCAAGCCACTCGGTTCACGATACGACGGCCAAATCGCTGTGTTCGGTGCGGAATACCAGGAGAAGATCGCAAACTTGACCCAGTTTCTCGTTGGAGCCGGCGCCATCGGTTGTGAAATGCTCAAGAACTGGGCAATGATGGGCCTAGGCACTGGGCCTAAGGGCAAAATTATTGTTACTGATATGGATTCCATCGAAAAGAGCAACCTGAATCGCCAGTTTCTGTTCCGTGCCGGCGACGTTGGCAACATGAAGAGCGACTGTGCCGCCAAAGCTGTGCAGCGAATGAATCCAGATCTTGTTGGTCACATTCAGACTTTCAAGGACCGAGTCGGCCCTGACACAGAGGGCACCTTTGATGAGGCTTTCTGGGAGAGCCTGGATGGTGTTACAAATGCGCTAGACAATGTTGAGGCCAGAACATATGTTGACCGACGCTGCGTGTTTTTCCGCAAGCCGCTTCTTGAGAGCGGTACACTTGGGACCAAAGGAAATACCCAAGTCGTATTACCTCATCTTACCGAGTCTTATTCTTCGTCGCAAGATCCGCCCGAGAAAGAATTTCCCATGTGCACCATCCGAAGCTTCCCCAACAGAATCGAGCACACCATTGCTTGGGCCAAGGAGTACATGTTCGAAAAATGCTTCGTCAAGGCGCCTCAAACTGTCAATTTGTATTTGACTCAGCCGAACTTCATGGAGACAACCCTTAAGCAGGGTGGTAATCAGAAAGAGACACTGGAAACCATCCGCAACTACCTCACGACGGAACGACCTCGTACTTTCGAAGATTGTATTGCATGGGCAAGAATGCAGTTCGAGACAGAGTTCACCAACAAGATCCAGCAGCTTCTGTACAACTTTCCCAAGGACTCTGAAACCTCGAGCGGGACACCTTTCTGGTCTGGCCCGAAACGCGCTCCCGATGCCCTCAAGTTCGATCCCAACAACCCGACCCATTTTGGCTttgtggttgctgctgccaatCTCCATGCCTTCAACTTCAATATTAAATCGCCCGGAGCTGATAAGAACATCTATCTACGTGAATTGGAAAATGTGATTGTTCCTGACTTCACCCCTGATGCCAATGTCAAAATCCAGGCCGATGATAAGGAACCAGTATGCCACCTTTCCCACATTTCTTACCTTACTTGAAAAGTTGGACTAACCTTCTGCCAGGACCCCAGCGCTGGTGGcagtgatgacgaggacgagctcCAGAAAATAATTTCCAGCATTCCTTCACCAAGCACGCTGTCAGGTTTTCAGCTGCAGCCAGTTGAATTTGAAAAGGACGACGACTCCAATCACCACATCGACTTCATCACAGCCTGCAGCAACCTGCGCGCCGAAAACTACAAGATCGAGGCAGCTGATCGACACAAAACCAAGTTCATTGCTGGGAAGATTATCCCGGCCATTGCCACGACGACTGCACTTGTAACTGGCCTGGTAGTCATGGAGCTGTACAAGGTTGTTGACGGCAAAAATGATATTGAGCAGTACAAAAACGGATTCATCAATCTGGCTCTGCCATTCTTTGGCTTCAGTGAGCCGATTGCTAGCCCCAAGGTAGTGTACAAGGGGCCAGAGGGCAAGGTGACCCTAGACAAGATCTGGGATCGGTTCGAGATTGGGGATGTGACTTTGCAGGAGCTCTTGGACCACTTCAAAGCAAAGGGCCTAACAATTGTCATGCTTAGCTCGGGAGTTAGCCTGTTGTACGCCAGCTTCCACGCTCCGGCGAAGATGAAGGAACGCTTGGGCTGGAAGCTCAGCCAGCTCGTGGAGAATATTTCAAAGAAACCAATTCCTGAACATCAAAAGGAAGTTATTTTCGAAATGGtggccgaggacatggatgaggaagatgcAGAGGTTCCCTACATCAAGGTCAGGGTGCGATAAACAATGCGAACTAGAATTTATGACCATGCGGCTACAGAAAGAAATTTGTAccttttaagaaaaaaaaatggttGATATATTCTATCCATAGATGATGAATCTCTCCTTTCGCGCTAGTTACAAGCTACTCTTGGGGAAGTGAGGTATAATGGCAAATGATGCAACTGCATGGTCGGTGATGTATTGTACAATTCAGCTGTGGGTTGAGGTTCTGGACACGACGCCTTTTGAGGATGTTCCAGAAGTGAGCACTAAGCGCCAGCAGTTGTGAGGTGAGAGGAACAGGTTAGCATGGCTAAGACGAGACAAGCGCAGGCACTAGGCCGGTTCTGTCGACGTTCTCTTTTACGTCACCATTAGCAATGATGAGGAGGGGCATTAATAGAGCTGAATGATTAGGTCAGGATATTGTCACCAACTCCGTAATCAGCTGAATCAGACCGGGAACAGGCAGCTACAGCCACCATAGTCTAGGCGCCTATCCACGCCTGTCCATGGCCGCCCACAGCTCTCTACCTACATGTAGGTATATAACTGCAACTCGTCGCCATTATTGGGAATCGGCTGCATCAAGTGCACGCGGTCGCCAATGAAGAGAAACATCCAGACCTCCAACTTATTGAGAAGTTTTGGTGTCCCACGCAACAACCAAGCAATCATCACCTACAGCACCCCTCACTTTAGAACCCCGCAAGCTAGAGCTGTTTTCCATACAAGTCGCAGCCCCGCATTCCAGCTTCATCGCCGCATCTTGCAAGCTTCAAACTCCCATCACTCATCTTATTTCAAGTCACTAGTTCAAGCTCAAACGAGAATGGTAAGTCTGCAAATTCTTTCCGATATTGCCCTTCCTTTACATGTGCTTTCTCTATTTTTCAATTTTGTTATTCTCTTTTCAAGCAATCAGCACTAACATGCACGGCTCACAGGCCTCCTCCGGCAAGGTTACCGATTGGGTCCACCCCAATGATAAGTCTGGCGAGTTTAAACGCCAAGTCAGCTCTTTCAGAAACTGGATCTCTCGGGAATCAGGTGCAAAGTATCCTCCTGAGAAGGGACGATATCATCTATATGTCAGCTATGCCTGTCCTTGGGTACGttctttctttgtttctcTTTTGTTCTTGCCCTCCGGCAATCTCGGATGTATATTGACGGCCCACGTTGGATTTAGGCCTGCCGTACACTAGCCGCCCGGAAGCTCAAGGGCCTCGAAAATATCATCTCGTACTCTGTGGTGCATTGGCACCTAGGTCAGGGCGGATGGCGTTTTGTGACCAAGGATGAGAAGGAGCCTGGGGAGAATGTGATTCCTGATCCGATCGAGGGCCATGAAGGCTTCACACACTTGAGACAGGTGTACTTCGAGTCTGAAAAAGACTATTCCGGACGGTTTACCGTCCCGGTACTGTATGACAGGAAGACCAAGACGATCGTGAGCAATGAGAGCTCCGAAATTTTGCGCATGTTCAGCGCTGAGGTACGTCAATATGCGGTTTATCTCGGGCAAGTCAGCGATATGCGGGCACTGACCATCTCTCAATAGTTTGATGATCTCATTGAAGAAAAGTACCGCGCGATTTCCCTGTATCCCGAAAACCTGCGCTCTCAAATCGATGAAACCAACACCTGGCACTACGACCTCATCAACAATGGCGTGTACAAGTCCGGTTTCGCAACCACATCTGAGGCCTATGAGCACAACGTCATTGCTCTATTCGAAGCgctcgacaaggccgagaagcACTTGCGCGAGCAAAAGGACGGGCCGTACTATTTTGGAAAGAATATTACAGAGACCGACATTAGGCTGTACGTCACCCTGGTTCGCTTCGACCCCGTCTACGTCCAGCACTTCAAGTGCAATATCCGCGATATTCGCTCAGGATATCCGGCTCTGCACAAGTGGATGCGCAACTTGTACTGGAACCATGCTGCGTTCAAGGAGACCACGCAGTTTGAGCATATCAAATGGCACTATACGCGAAGCCACACACAGATTAATCCCTTTGCGATCACGCCTGTCGGACCGTTGCCACATATTATGAAGGCGGATGAAGAGGTTCCTGCGGTCACGGCCAAGATTTAATTAAGATTGGTGGAGTATAAGTGGTGTGGATTCGGGCGTGTTACCAATATTTGGTAGTCTTGACAAATGTTCCATTTGTTTATtaaatacggagtacacagcTTGAAATTAATACAAGTCTACGTTTGTCTACGTGCAGCCAACCTGCTTGCTTTGACCCGGTCTGACCACCATGCCAGCCATCCACATTCGGCCGATTAAGCCATGGACTATGCTATGCGCAGGGTTGCGCGCATATGGCCGCAGGATAACACCCGGATCAATTCCTTCAGGGCCGGTTGCTTGTAACTCATGATCGCCCAAGCCGACAATGTCATTGGTGTCGACCCTGCCCTGCCCGGCAATGTGACGAGATATCTCGGACTCGAAGGTGCCGAAAAAAGCCACACACTTGGCAAAACGCTGAACAGAACGGGGCGTGTTCTGCAGCATCTGCACGACGGCTCAATGTCCGGACTCGAGTGCCCAGGCAAGCACGGCGTTCAACCTCGTGCAGGAACCGCACGTCAAAAAGACGTTTGGCATCAATTGGACGCGAGTTCCACCAGACCATGGCTCCCGAGCCCCAACGGTCCTTGAGCCCCAAAGCCCATGTATCTTATAGCCGTGCCTTCTCAGTGATGGTACTTCCCGCCAATGCTCCGCTAGATTTTCCGGCCTCCGATTGACCCCATGATGCACGCCAGCCCAACTTGCCAAACCTGCTTCAGGTGGCACGGGGCCAGAGGGCAAAGGGCAAAGGGGCACACAGCAAGCCAGTCCAGGCCATTGCTATTGGGACTCGCCTCGCCTCGACTTGGACTCGACTTTCTCGAGAGCGCACGCACACACAGCTGACCTGACCACTCCAACCAAGACCTCCTACCGTTGACCTCTCCTCTCGAGACCTCATTCGCATTTCTCCCAGTACGAATCCAGCAAATCTTCTCATTCCGCTCCGTCGCACAAAAATCTTCCCCCCAcgacatcttcttcaagctCTACCTCCCAACTTACCGCACCTGAACCGCGCACGCTCTCTCTGTCGAAGCCGCCTCCCCTTCCGCAAACTGCAATACTTACATACCTCCTTCGCGCCTTGGTTGACCGGGTCCCATTTCCCGCCTCCCTCGCCCAACATTTACTACTACGACTCCACCGCATCGCACCCTTGATCCCGCCTCGTCAACAGCTCCGACTACGTTTCGCCCCTGTACTCCCTTTACGTCGATTACATCGCCAACTCCCAACAGCTTCGCATCACGGTTTCTGCGCCgctgatttttttttctttttatctaTTTAGCCGTCTGCGTCTTTTGCCGCCGCGTGTACCAAAGTCGGACCAAGTCACACCGCCGAACCCTTCCTCGTCTTCGAACCTCTGCGGCGTCAAGGTGGCCGTTTGTCAGATGGGCATCACAGCTCTGCCCCCCTGATATGGCCACTCGATACTCAGCAGACTTTCTGCTGCATCTGCGGCAATCACCGCTATGTACCAGACCATCTAATCTCCCTCCCGCAGAGGAGTGGATGGGGTGAGTCCCTCCCATGGCTTTCGCTTGGACTTCCGCCGCGAGCCATTGTCACCACGTAGACAGACCTTCGCTAACCCGTCACTCTCAGCCAAACGCTCGAACAACTTCAAAGACAAAACGTAAAACCAAGCAATGACAGACCTAGAACCAACGATTTATCACTCCTTGATCAGGCCAACAGACGGCCGGGTTTGGATCGCCATGTCGCCCGCAACAGTGCAAGTCAGTGCCTTCTAGCCGAAATTCGCTCCATGGTTTCAATGTGCTGACAATTGGGACTCAACCCCTGTAAAGACCCAGATGATATCGTCTTTGGCCCTCCTCGCATGGCCTTCTCCTCGGCTCGAGGAAACAAGGCCGTGGAAAATGATAAGAGCGGCAGAGATTCTGATTCTCCAGGCCGCATAACCTTTCGAAATCGAGGCGACAATGATGGAGATCGTTTTCGTGATGGCCGGTCCAACCCCGCCAGACGtcgtggcgatggcgaccAAGATAGCGACGGATGGAACATGGTAAAGCCTCGCAAGAGCTTCGGTGCTGAAGGCGCTGAGCGATTTCACGGCAAGATGGGCGGCAATTTTCGCGAAGACCGACGTCCATCAAAAGACACCATCAGCAACAAGGATGATCGTGAGAATGGCCGAGAACGTCCCGGTCGCCCCTTCGACGGCTTCACCCGAGACAAAGATGCTGCAGATACCGAGGGTCGCCCACCCCGAAACGGGCTCAACAGAAATAAGGCCGACAACTGGCGAACGACCGAAAGCAATGAGGCTCCTCCCATGCCAGAGAAACGTGATCGTGACCGAACGAAGAGTTGGAGGGATAGAGACCGTGATGCCGAGCCCTCAGACGACCGCGGTGCCGGTCGAAACAATGACCGTCGCTGGGGTCGTGACCGAGATCAGCGAAACGAACGTGATCCTGAATGGCTTGACGAGCCAGCCGATGCTCGAGAGGCACACACGCAGCAGGATTTCCAAAAGTGGATGGAACAGATGAAGAAAGCTAAGAGCGGATCATCCTCCAGTGCCAAGGCAACGGATACTCCTGCTGAGCCTCCCAAAACCTCCCTGCCTGTTGCCCCGGTTGAGACCGGTCCGGACAAGTTCTTCCTGGCCTTTGGTGGAACAAGCGCTAGCACAGACGTGACCTCGCCAAGCGAACCAAAGGACTCGGCATCCTCCAAGTCAAAAACCAGCGGGAAGTCCTCTCGATTTACTTCGTTCTTCTCGCAGCCTCAAGGGGACTCTCGACCTCGAACAGAAGTGTCGACGCCACTGGCAGGGCCTCCTGTAAACGGACCAGGTTCAACCGCTGGATCGGCCCCTGTTCCTCCTGGTGTACTTGCTGCGCTTCTCGGCTCTGTACCAAGTCAGGAAGCAGCACATTCTGGTGCTCCAGATGAAGAGCGACAAGCCTTCCAGTCTTTGCTTGCAAAGCTACAAAAGCAATCTGTGAGCGCCACTCCGCCTGGCCCTTCTCCCTTTGCGGCTCCTCCCCAGAGCAAGCCCTTGGGTAACAAGAACTCCATGGGCTCTCCGGAACCTCTACACCAATATGGGGC
The DNA window shown above is from Metarhizium brunneum chromosome 1, complete sequence and carries:
- the UBA1 gene encoding Ubiquitin-activating enzyme E1 1, whose amino-acid sequence is MTGTKLPEVDPMTRMQVDESVVGHTEIDESLYSRQLYVLGHEAMKRMGASNVLVVGLKGLGVEIAKNIALAGVKSLTLYDPAPVHISDLSSQFFLTPADVGIPRHDVTAPRVAELNAYTPVKIHESTGLDADLSQFDKYQVVVLTNTPLQSQKTIGNYCHSKGIYVIVADTFGLFGSIFCDFGENFTVIDPTGETPLSGIVAGIDEEGLVSALDETRHGLEDGDYVTFSEIEGMEGLNGAEPRKITVKGPYTFSIGDVTGLGQYQRGGMYQQVKMPKPINFKDFTASLKEPEFVVSDFAKFDRPQQLHVGFQALHAFQLSKGRLPNPMDDDDATVLLGAARLFIKEEKLEVELDEKLLKELSYQARGDLSPMAAFFGGITAQEILKAVSGKFQPIKQWMYFDSLESLPTSTKRSPELCKPLGSRYDGQIAVFGAEYQEKIANLTQFLVGAGAIGCEMLKNWAMMGLGTGPKGKIIVTDMDSIEKSNLNRQFLFRAGDVGNMKSDCAAKAVQRMNPDLVGHIQTFKDRVGPDTEGTFDEAFWESLDGVTNALDNVEARTYVDRRCVFFRKPLLESGTLGTKGNTQVVLPHLTESYSSSQDPPEKEFPMCTIRSFPNRIEHTIAWAKEYMFEKCFVKAPQTVNLYLTQPNFMETTLKQGGNQKETLETIRNYLTTERPRTFEDCIAWARMQFETEFTNKIQQLLYNFPKDSETSSGTPFWSGPKRAPDALKFDPNNPTHFGFVVAAANLHAFNFNIKSPGADKNIYLRELENVIVPDFTPDANVKIQADDKEPDPSAGGSDDEDELQKIISSIPSPSTLSGFQLQPVEFEKDDDSNHHIDFITACSNLRAENYKIEAADRHKTKFIAGKIIPAIATTTALVTGLVVMELYKVVDGKNDIEQYKNGFINLALPFFGFSEPIASPKVVYKGPEGKVTLDKIWDRFEIGDVTLQELLDHFKAKGLTIVMLSSGVSLLYASFHAPAKMKERLGWKLSQLVENISKKPIPEHQKEVIFEMVAEDMDEEDAEVPYIKVRVR
- the gto2_0 gene encoding Glutathione S-transferase omega-like 2, whose product is MASSGKVTDWVHPNDKSGEFKRQVSSFRNWISRESGAKYPPEKGRYHLYVSYACPWACRTLAARKLKGLENIISYSVVHWHLGQGGWRFVTKDEKEPGENVIPDPIEGHEGFTHLRQVYFESEKDYSGRFTVPVLYDRKTKTIVSNESSEILRMFSAEFDDLIEEKYRAISLYPENLRSQIDETNTWHYDLINNGVYKSGFATTSEAYEHNVIALFEALDKAEKHLREQKDGPYYFGKNITETDIRLYVTLVRFDPVYVQHFKCNIRDIRSGYPALHKWMRNLYWNHAAFKETTQFEHIKWHYTRSHTQINPFAITPVGPLPHIMKADEEVPAVTAKI